In a single window of the Prochlorococcus marinus XMU1408 genome:
- a CDS encoding glycogen/starch/alpha-glucan phosphorylase translates to MSSSQSIDLRLPTPGCYADPVRAGMDADAVFDGMTEHLFFTLGKLATSASLRDLYMALSFAVRDRLMSRYLTSQETIRARPQKTVAYLSAEFLIGPQLNNNLLNLGIKKEAEEALKRFGIESLNDLLEVEEEPGLGNGGLGRLAACYMESLASLQVPAVGYGIRYEFGIFNQLIRDGWQVEVTDKWLKGGWPWELPQPDEACLVGFGGQTESYTDDNGNYRSRWIPSEHAIGVPHDVPVLGYRVNSCDRLRLWRADATESFDFYAFNIGDYYGAVEEKVASETLSKVLYPNDGTDEGRRLRLKQQHFFVSCSLQDMLRSLEKRSIAVEEFPNHWTVQLNDTHPAIAVAELMRLLIDQHRLDWDKAWEITNRSVAYTNHTLLPEALEKWDLSLFRNLLPRHLELIYEINRRFLQQVRLKYPGNDVILRKLSIIDEDGGKAIRMAHLATIGAHHVNGVAALHSDLIKRQLLPEFAELWPEKFTNVTNGVTPRRWVALANPELSKLLDKEIGPNWITNMDLLRELEKKENDSNFLDLFASAKLSGKRKLAGYIHRQTGVLVDPSSLFDVQVKRIHQYKRQHLNALQVIAQYLRIKNGITKNIAPRTIIFGGKAAPGYFMAKLMIRFINGIADVVNADPDMDGLLRVVFLPDYNVKLGEQVYPATDLSEQISTAGKEASGTGNMKFAMNGALTIGTLDGANVEIRERVGAENFFLFGKTESEIMELRDQGYCPNNFIQESNELQETLKLIEVGHFSNGDSELFKPIINILTGNDPFFVMADFDDYLRAQDEVSQAWKKSQKWNRMALLNTARSGFFSSDRSIREYCQSIWKVKPLPVEISCEK, encoded by the coding sequence ATGAGCAGCTCCCAGTCAATAGATCTGCGTCTGCCCACCCCAGGATGCTATGCCGATCCTGTTAGGGCTGGCATGGATGCCGATGCAGTCTTCGATGGAATGACTGAACATCTCTTTTTCACACTAGGAAAACTCGCTACATCAGCCAGTCTTAGAGATCTGTACATGGCTTTGAGCTTTGCTGTTAGAGATAGGTTGATGAGTAGATATTTAACCAGTCAGGAAACAATTCGAGCTAGACCACAAAAAACCGTCGCTTACCTTTCTGCTGAATTTCTGATCGGACCACAACTAAACAATAACTTATTAAATCTAGGAATAAAAAAAGAAGCAGAAGAAGCTCTCAAAAGGTTTGGGATTGAATCTCTTAATGACTTATTGGAAGTAGAAGAAGAACCTGGGCTTGGTAATGGAGGTTTAGGGAGACTCGCAGCCTGCTATATGGAATCACTTGCAAGTCTTCAGGTCCCTGCAGTGGGGTATGGAATAAGGTACGAATTTGGTATTTTCAACCAATTAATTAGAGATGGTTGGCAGGTAGAAGTTACTGATAAATGGCTAAAGGGAGGGTGGCCCTGGGAATTACCACAACCTGATGAAGCTTGCTTAGTCGGTTTTGGTGGACAAACAGAGAGTTATACCGATGACAACGGTAACTATCGCTCTCGATGGATCCCCAGCGAACATGCAATAGGTGTACCACATGATGTTCCTGTTCTTGGTTACAGAGTCAATAGCTGTGATCGCCTTCGATTATGGAGAGCTGATGCAACAGAAAGTTTTGATTTCTACGCTTTCAATATAGGAGATTACTACGGTGCTGTTGAAGAGAAAGTAGCTTCAGAAACTCTCTCTAAAGTTCTTTATCCCAATGATGGAACTGATGAAGGAAGAAGATTGCGCTTAAAGCAACAACACTTCTTTGTAAGTTGTTCCTTACAGGATATGCTTCGAAGTTTAGAAAAGCGATCTATTGCTGTTGAGGAGTTTCCAAATCATTGGACAGTTCAACTTAATGACACTCATCCAGCAATTGCAGTAGCAGAGTTAATGAGACTATTAATTGATCAACATAGATTGGATTGGGATAAAGCCTGGGAAATCACCAATAGATCTGTTGCCTATACAAATCACACTTTGTTACCCGAGGCTTTAGAAAAATGGGATCTGAGCCTATTTAGAAATTTATTACCTAGACATTTAGAACTTATTTATGAAATCAATAGACGATTCTTGCAACAAGTAAGGCTTAAGTATCCAGGTAACGATGTGATTTTAAGGAAACTTTCAATTATTGATGAAGATGGTGGAAAAGCTATTCGAATGGCACATTTAGCGACAATTGGAGCTCATCATGTAAATGGAGTAGCTGCACTACATTCAGATTTAATCAAGAGACAATTATTACCTGAATTTGCAGAGCTTTGGCCTGAAAAATTTACTAACGTAACTAATGGAGTTACTCCACGCAGATGGGTTGCTTTAGCAAATCCTGAACTTTCTAAACTTCTTGACAAAGAAATTGGTCCTAATTGGATTACCAATATGGATCTATTACGTGAGTTAGAAAAAAAAGAAAATGATTCTAATTTTCTAGATCTTTTTGCTTCTGCGAAGCTTTCTGGCAAACGGAAATTAGCTGGTTATATTCACAGACAAACTGGAGTTCTTGTAGATCCATCGAGTTTATTTGATGTTCAAGTCAAAAGAATTCACCAATACAAAAGACAGCACTTAAATGCTTTGCAAGTTATTGCACAATATCTAAGAATAAAAAATGGAATAACCAAAAACATTGCACCACGCACGATAATTTTTGGTGGCAAAGCTGCGCCAGGTTATTTCATGGCAAAGTTAATGATTAGATTTATTAATGGAATAGCAGATGTAGTGAATGCTGACCCTGATATGGATGGATTACTAAGGGTTGTTTTTCTGCCTGACTACAATGTGAAATTGGGTGAACAAGTTTATCCCGCAACCGATCTTTCTGAGCAAATTTCAACAGCCGGTAAAGAAGCTTCAGGAACTGGAAATATGAAATTCGCCATGAATGGTGCTTTAACAATTGGAACACTTGATGGGGCAAACGTAGAAATCAGAGAAAGAGTGGGGGCAGAAAATTTCTTTTTGTTTGGAAAGACTGAATCAGAAATAATGGAATTAAGAGATCAAGGTTATTGCCCTAATAATTTTATTCAAGAATCCAATGAACTTCAAGAAACTCTTAAATTAATAGAAGTTGGTCATTTTAGTAACGGTGATAGTGAGCTGTTTAAACCAATAATTAATATTTTGACAGGTAATGATCCTTTCTTTGTTATGGCAGATTTTGATGACTACCTTCGTGCTCAAGATGAAGTTAGTCAAGCTTGGAAAAAGAGTCAGAAATGGAATCGCATGGCTTTACTAAATACTGCAAGATCGGGCTTTTTCTCTTCGGACAGATCCATTAGAGAATATTGTCAATCTATATGGAAAGTTAAACCTTTACCTGTTGAAATAAGTTGTGAAAAATAA